Proteins encoded in a region of the Mucilaginibacter sabulilitoris genome:
- a CDS encoding tetratricopeptide repeat protein produces MKKFLFLIFLPLSTFAQTASTYIQNGNAKSNTKDYKGAIQDFTQAILLDDKSSEAYFYRANAYGNLKDNKAAIADYAKTISLKPNFATAYYYKANAESNISDYHNAIEDFNKAIALEPQNVKMYQYRGNAKSNIEDYAGAIVDFTTALKFTPKDAELYEFRGLAQNNKGDFTAAISDYNAAIKLNPQESELYRYRAGSKGSLNDDHGALADYTTALSLDPQNAEAYFYRGNTRGNLNDFKGAVDDYKKAAAINPNLKNLFFYLANAENKIGDSKGALEYFNKAIAQLPAKADLYLYRGLVKSNLKDYTGAIDDLNRSIALDSKNPETYQNRSSVKLELNDSQGAKLDADTAIMLSPKSLKAYISRSKAKMALKDTAGVIADLTLAININNKNDEAYLVRGDAYRNLGNRQAAIRDYTTAIQVNPHYTYAYLNRGIEKDKINDPAGAVKDFEKLIELSPQRQDAYLRLGKVSNFFKYTGKGVQLFTSAIALDPANSNFYLFRGEAKAATGDNKGAMADYDTGISKDPKNIALLLKRGLSKAGFEDNAGALADFNAAIKVDSASDTSAVLYQNRGHIQARLKNYKAAMSDLDKAVSIFSNDETFLFRGDVKLALKDYAGAADDFHNAVYINANNARAYAHSSFAKTKLGDEQGATDDFDNALKFGEGVYIYTDLAALKTSINDAADALSDCNTAMNLNPKYADAYLQRGLAKIALNEKNGACTDFAKAIELGSKNAPMVADRYCK; encoded by the coding sequence ATGAAAAAATTCTTATTCCTGATTTTTTTACCCCTATCTACATTTGCCCAAACAGCAAGCACTTATATTCAAAATGGGAATGCAAAGTCCAATACAAAAGATTATAAAGGTGCCATACAAGATTTCACACAGGCCATACTGCTTGATGATAAAAGTAGTGAAGCTTATTTTTACCGCGCAAATGCGTATGGAAATCTTAAGGATAACAAGGCAGCCATTGCCGATTACGCCAAAACAATAAGCCTAAAGCCTAATTTTGCCACAGCTTATTATTATAAAGCGAACGCTGAGAGTAACATAAGTGACTATCATAATGCCATTGAGGATTTTAACAAAGCCATTGCGCTTGAACCCCAAAATGTTAAGATGTACCAATACCGCGGTAATGCAAAATCAAATATTGAAGATTATGCCGGCGCTATTGTCGATTTTACCACTGCCTTAAAATTTACTCCAAAAGATGCAGAGTTATATGAATTCAGAGGGTTGGCACAAAACAATAAGGGCGATTTTACAGCGGCTATCAGCGACTACAATGCGGCAATTAAGCTTAACCCTCAAGAGAGTGAATTATACAGATATCGTGCCGGTTCAAAAGGGAGCCTGAATGATGATCATGGAGCTTTGGCCGATTACACTACCGCGTTATCATTAGATCCACAAAATGCAGAAGCTTATTTTTACAGGGGGAACACCCGCGGTAACCTTAACGATTTTAAAGGAGCCGTTGACGATTATAAAAAAGCTGCTGCAATAAACCCTAACCTAAAAAACCTGTTTTTTTATTTGGCCAACGCTGAAAATAAAATAGGCGACAGTAAGGGGGCACTTGAGTATTTTAATAAGGCTATTGCCCAACTTCCGGCAAAGGCCGATTTGTATTTGTACCGAGGCCTTGTAAAGAGCAACCTGAAAGATTATACTGGAGCAATAGACGATCTGAACCGCTCCATAGCGCTTGACTCCAAAAATCCGGAAACATATCAAAACCGGTCATCTGTTAAACTGGAATTGAATGATAGCCAGGGCGCCAAACTTGATGCCGACACAGCTATAATGCTAAGCCCAAAGAGTCTGAAGGCTTATATCAGTCGAAGTAAAGCGAAAATGGCGCTAAAAGATACCGCAGGCGTAATAGCCGATTTGACACTGGCCATTAATATTAATAATAAAAATGATGAAGCCTACCTTGTACGTGGTGATGCTTACCGTAACCTTGGCAACAGGCAAGCAGCAATTCGTGACTATACAACAGCTATCCAGGTAAATCCGCATTACACTTATGCTTATTTAAACCGGGGAATCGAAAAAGATAAAATAAATGACCCGGCCGGCGCGGTGAAGGACTTTGAAAAACTGATAGAGCTCTCACCGCAACGCCAGGATGCTTACTTGCGTTTGGGAAAAGTTTCTAACTTTTTTAAATATACCGGCAAAGGGGTGCAACTGTTTACTAGCGCCATTGCGTTAGACCCTGCAAATTCAAACTTCTATCTTTTCAGAGGTGAGGCAAAAGCGGCAACGGGCGATAACAAAGGAGCTATGGCCGATTATGATACCGGTATTTCCAAAGACCCTAAAAATATAGCTCTGCTATTAAAACGTGGCTTAAGCAAAGCTGGCTTTGAAGACAACGCCGGAGCCCTCGCTGATTTTAACGCGGCTATTAAAGTTGATTCCGCATCTGACACCTCGGCGGTACTTTATCAAAACCGCGGACACATTCAGGCAAGATTAAAAAATTATAAAGCCGCTATGTCTGACCTGGATAAGGCGGTTTCTATTTTCTCTAACGATGAAACCTTTTTATTTAGGGGCGATGTAAAACTGGCGCTTAAAGATTATGCCGGAGCAGCCGATGATTTTCATAATGCAGTTTACATAAACGCTAATAATGCCAGGGCTTATGCCCACAGCAGTTTTGCCAAAACCAAGCTTGGCGACGAACAGGGAGCTACTGATGATTTTGATAACGCGCTTAAATTTGGTGAAGGCGTATATATTTATACCGATTTGGCAGCTTTAAAAACAAGCATTAATGATGCGGCGGATGCGCTTAGTGATTGCAACACGGCCATGAATTTAAACCCTAAATACGCTGATGCCTACCTGCAACGCGGGCTTGCAAAAATAGCCCTAAATGAAAAAAATGGCGCTTGTACCGATTTTGCTAAGGCTATTGAACTGGGATCAAAAAACGCTCCTATGGTGGCGGACCGTTATTGTAAATAA
- a CDS encoding GNAT family N-acetyltransferase yields the protein MMLIKQATLTDVPQIMLLIAEVVPAMIASGNLQWDSNYPNAVVFTDDINKGQLWVAEVEGHIAGISAITTDQEIEYAQVGWDLTEIAIVTHRLAVSPQYRGLGIAKALLQQAEQEARNRNIKTLRIDTNTNNEATQKLFPKLGYIYAGEINLGFRQGLRFYCYEKRL from the coding sequence ATGATGCTCATCAAACAAGCTACCCTAACAGATGTTCCGCAGATTATGCTACTCATTGCTGAGGTTGTGCCGGCTATGATAGCATCCGGCAATTTACAGTGGGACAGTAATTACCCAAATGCAGTTGTTTTTACCGATGACATCAACAAGGGCCAGCTTTGGGTTGCCGAAGTAGAGGGGCACATTGCAGGCATCAGCGCCATTACAACCGACCAGGAAATCGAATATGCGCAGGTAGGCTGGGATCTTACCGAAATTGCAATAGTCACTCATCGCCTTGCCGTAAGTCCTCAATATAGAGGCCTCGGCATAGCAAAGGCATTACTACAACAAGCCGAACAAGAAGCCCGGAACCGAAACATAAAAACGCTGCGTATTGACACCAATACAAACAATGAAGCTACTCAAAAATTATTTCCAAAACTGGGATACATTTATGCGGGAGAAATTAACCTTGGATTCAGGCAGGGTTTAAGATTTTACTGCTATGAAAAAAGGCTTTAA
- a CDS encoding DNA-directed RNA polymerase subunit alpha C-terminal domain-containing protein, whose protein sequence is MEEMLLIPVNQLELSTDCIENLQSMHISNLHDLVKKGWQGLRETDGFDYIRFNEVVRLLTKHDLIHLLERPS, encoded by the coding sequence ATGGAAGAAATGCTATTAATCCCCGTAAATCAGTTAGAGCTAAGCACAGACTGTATTGAAAACCTGCAAAGCATGCATATAAGCAATCTTCATGATCTGGTAAAAAAGGGATGGCAGGGATTAAGGGAGACGGACGGTTTCGACTATATCAGATTTAATGAAGTCGTCAGACTGTTGACAAAGCACGATCTGATTCATTTATTGGAAAGACCTTCATAA
- a CDS encoding RteC domain-containing protein, which translates to MIIEEAKARLVQLDEDLELFDEMGIPAGQRLNGKLNSIRQAIADLKALLNQKPFSSTDEEIEFFKHVKPQFIARHLFAMDVFTIEAGKPVDTAEVVKSYFEQELKYIRKYYDQNKFMHQYYVLDGTELDGLLFVRNVQPPSSLIPDVQGFDPQFSTAGDYIFARFITNERIQDFLTDRLYSPQEAEALSGISKRRVTLKWTGEAINLAEMAYGIWLTGQVNNGNAGISEIMGWLEINFQVTIGRPFRRWQSISGRKRVSHVKYIDQMKAAILKRLDDENA; encoded by the coding sequence ATGATAATCGAAGAAGCAAAAGCACGCTTAGTGCAACTTGACGAAGACCTGGAATTATTTGATGAAATGGGAATTCCAGCAGGTCAGAGATTGAATGGTAAGCTCAACAGTATCAGGCAGGCAATTGCTGACCTCAAAGCATTGTTAAATCAGAAGCCCTTTTCTTCAACAGATGAGGAAATCGAATTCTTTAAACATGTAAAGCCTCAGTTCATCGCGCGGCATTTATTTGCTATGGATGTTTTTACCATCGAAGCAGGCAAACCGGTTGATACAGCCGAAGTGGTTAAAAGTTATTTTGAACAGGAATTAAAATATATCCGGAAATATTATGACCAGAATAAATTTATGCATCAGTATTACGTGCTTGACGGTACCGAATTGGATGGTTTGTTATTTGTCCGCAATGTTCAGCCGCCAAGCTCGCTGATCCCCGACGTGCAGGGCTTTGATCCTCAATTTTCTACCGCAGGCGATTATATTTTTGCAAGGTTTATAACCAACGAGCGGATACAGGACTTTTTAACGGATCGCTTGTATAGCCCGCAAGAAGCAGAAGCCTTATCCGGCATATCGAAGAGGAGAGTGACGTTAAAGTGGACGGGCGAAGCTATTAACCTGGCGGAAATGGCTTATGGAATCTGGCTGACTGGTCAGGTCAATAATGGCAACGCTGGAATTAGTGAAATTATGGGCTGGCTGGAGATAAACTTTCAGGTAACCATAGGGCGACCATTCAGGAGGTGGCAATCTATCTCCGGCAGGAAGCGAGTAAGCCACGTGAAATATATTGACCAGATGAAAGCCGCCATATTAAAACGTTTGGATGATGAGAACGCGTAA
- a CDS encoding Crp/Fnr family transcriptional regulator has translation MIDSAAFIQRLNRFKPLSLKLSSSLTDGIRVNRFEAQETFLSPGNYAAAIYFIQSGIVRGAIEGEAERMTTWFKQEGDLIIPQNVFNQQASEEYISAIAKTTVLAIPIKHIQKIMENSPEMMGLAISLILESHTEGRYREKLLRIPAAKDRYNFLATHENFILKRVPHYLIASYLNVTKETFSRLHKGLAY, from the coding sequence ATGATCGATTCTGCCGCATTTATACAGCGCCTGAACCGTTTCAAACCCTTATCGCTAAAGCTCTCCAGTTCGTTAACAGACGGCATCAGGGTAAACAGGTTTGAAGCGCAGGAAACGTTTTTGTCGCCAGGTAATTATGCGGCGGCCATCTATTTTATACAGTCGGGTATCGTAAGAGGTGCTATTGAAGGAGAAGCCGAACGGATGACCACATGGTTTAAACAGGAAGGCGATCTGATTATCCCGCAAAACGTATTTAATCAGCAGGCAAGCGAGGAATATATCAGTGCCATCGCAAAGACGACGGTATTGGCAATTCCAATCAAACACATTCAGAAGATCATGGAAAACAGCCCCGAGATGATGGGATTAGCCATATCGCTGATATTGGAAAGCCATACTGAAGGCAGGTACCGGGAAAAACTGTTACGAATCCCGGCAGCAAAAGACCGCTACAATTTTTTAGCAACACACGAAAACTTCATCCTGAAACGTGTACCTCATTATCTAATCGCATCCTATTTGAACGTTACTAAAGAAACATTCAGCCGCCTCCACAAGGGCTTGGCTTATTGA
- a CDS encoding RNA recognition motif domain-containing protein, which translates to MKVFIAGLPLEVDEAELTAVFGDFGPVKSLRIIKDRETKESKGFGFVEMVNDDEAKEAIRCMNGASYYGRRITVNVAEDKGPGFNGGGKGGFRRN; encoded by the coding sequence ATGAAAGTATTTATTGCAGGGCTTCCTTTAGAAGTAGATGAGGCTGAATTAACAGCAGTTTTTGGTGATTTTGGGCCGGTTAAGTCGCTTAGAATTATTAAAGACCGCGAAACAAAAGAGAGTAAGGGTTTTGGGTTTGTGGAGATGGTTAATGATGACGAAGCGAAAGAAGCGATAAGGTGTATGAACGGAGCGAGTTATTATGGCCGTAGAATTACCGTTAACGTGGCCGAAGACAAAGGTCCAGGCTTTAACGGCGGCGGTAAAGGTGGTTTTAGACGTAACTAA
- a CDS encoding site-specific integrase, giving the protein MKVNQELSILFWLWKAKQTSDGMVPIYVRITLNGLRDQFSSGKKIRAEYWNEETGFAIKACKDAATINTYITYTTRELEKCYNLLCEEHEDVTAKMLKDTYLFKPEPKPTLLQAFKVHNDEFAEKVSKGKGTKGTLGRYERLQRKVEAYLKKKFKATDINLDQIQYSFASGFYHYLLMEDIDENTSMKYVKTLKQVMAKAVNEGMIPQSAINNFKCTYKDPDRDYLEMDEIIKMYSKKISCQRIAEVRDVYIFCCFTGYAFETVYALEPENIFTGVDGGVWITKDRAKSGTEETVPLLPIALEIIEKYKRHPYCVNENKLLPVNSNQRFNSYLKELADICDINKLLTTHTARHTFATTITLENDVPIETVSKMLGHKDIRTTQIYAKMTKRKISNNMKVLHDKLFEVNGTLKLAATA; this is encoded by the coding sequence ATGAAAGTAAATCAGGAACTTTCAATCTTGTTCTGGCTTTGGAAAGCTAAACAAACCTCAGATGGGATGGTTCCCATCTATGTACGGATCACCCTCAATGGATTAAGGGATCAGTTCTCATCCGGCAAGAAAATCAGGGCAGAATACTGGAATGAAGAAACCGGGTTCGCCATTAAAGCATGTAAAGACGCTGCAACAATAAACACCTATATCACTTATACAACCAGGGAGCTGGAAAAGTGCTATAACCTGCTTTGTGAAGAACATGAAGATGTCACCGCTAAGATGCTGAAAGACACCTACCTGTTCAAACCAGAGCCTAAACCAACATTGTTGCAGGCATTTAAAGTGCATAACGACGAGTTCGCAGAAAAGGTAAGCAAAGGCAAGGGAACAAAAGGAACACTGGGGCGTTATGAGCGCTTACAGCGAAAGGTGGAAGCCTACCTGAAAAAGAAGTTCAAAGCCACAGACATTAACCTTGACCAAATCCAATATTCTTTCGCATCAGGTTTTTATCATTATCTATTGATGGAGGATATTGACGAAAACACGTCCATGAAATACGTCAAAACTTTAAAACAAGTAATGGCGAAGGCCGTAAACGAAGGCATGATCCCTCAAAGCGCCATCAATAACTTTAAATGCACATACAAAGATCCGGATCGCGACTACCTGGAGATGGACGAGATTATCAAAATGTACAGTAAGAAGATCAGCTGCCAGCGGATTGCAGAAGTCCGGGATGTATATATTTTCTGCTGCTTTACCGGCTATGCTTTTGAAACAGTGTATGCGCTTGAACCGGAAAATATCTTTACTGGTGTCGATGGCGGCGTGTGGATCACAAAAGACCGGGCCAAGTCAGGCACGGAGGAAACCGTACCCCTATTACCCATTGCATTGGAGATCATCGAAAAATATAAACGCCACCCCTACTGCGTCAACGAAAATAAATTGTTGCCGGTCAATAGCAACCAGCGGTTTAATTCTTATCTGAAGGAACTGGCAGATATTTGCGACATCAACAAATTATTGACCACCCACACTGCCCGCCATACCTTCGCGACTACAATTACTTTAGAAAATGACGTGCCCATAGAAACAGTAAGCAAGATGCTGGGTCATAAGGATATCCGAACAACCCAAATCTATGCTAAGATGACCAAAAGGAAAATCAGCAACAATATGAAAGTACTGCATGATAAACTATTTGAAGTTAATGGTACGCTGAAACTAGCAGCAACCGCCTAA
- a CDS encoding BamA/TamA family outer membrane protein has translation MRIKKIFVLGFAFTALLLSNTKLYAQDKRYIPLGHAKFKDTLVVAHPDTTFEKDLFDVIKSVFDKNYKESKADSITTKPVISIVPAVGYTLQTDLAGTLSGNVVFRTAPNTRISTITANPAYTQKKQVIIPLQSNIWTKDNQYDFIGDFRFYKYPQSSFGLGSNSDRANENPLDYSFFRFYETVLRHITGNFYAGLGYIFDDRWNMSEKGQANGEISDFKKYGPVKKSISTGITFSALFDSRDNSINASRGFYTSLQYRDNYTFLGSTTAWRSLIIDIRKYYKFPEHSDNVLAFWSYNWLILNGRPAYLDLPATGHDPGNTTGRGYIQGRFRGAQMVYLESEYRFKITRNGLLGGVAFINAQSFSAAPGTRLQNIQPAFGPGLRIKLNKVSKTNIAIDYGFGREGSRGLFINVGEVF, from the coding sequence ATGCGCATAAAAAAAATATTTGTTTTAGGTTTTGCTTTCACAGCTTTATTACTTAGTAATACAAAACTTTATGCGCAGGATAAACGATATATTCCGTTAGGGCATGCCAAGTTCAAAGATACGCTTGTAGTGGCCCATCCCGATACTACTTTTGAGAAAGACTTGTTTGATGTAATAAAGTCGGTATTTGATAAAAATTATAAGGAAAGCAAGGCCGATTCCATAACTACAAAACCGGTAATATCTATTGTGCCGGCGGTAGGGTACACTTTACAAACTGATTTGGCCGGAACTTTATCAGGTAACGTGGTTTTTCGAACGGCGCCGAACACACGCATATCCACCATTACTGCTAATCCGGCTTATACACAAAAAAAACAGGTGATTATTCCGTTACAGTCAAATATATGGACAAAAGATAACCAATATGATTTTATCGGCGATTTCAGGTTTTATAAGTACCCTCAAAGCAGTTTTGGTTTAGGCAGTAATTCCGACAGAGCCAATGAAAATCCGCTTGATTATAGTTTTTTCCGATTTTATGAAACCGTATTAAGACATATAACGGGTAATTTCTACGCCGGTTTGGGCTATATTTTTGATGACCGCTGGAACATGTCTGAAAAAGGGCAGGCGAATGGCGAAATTTCTGATTTTAAAAAGTATGGGCCGGTAAAGAAATCCATCTCTACAGGTATAACATTCAGCGCACTGTTTGATAGCAGGGACAATTCCATAAACGCGTCGCGAGGATTTTATACTTCGTTGCAGTACCGGGATAATTATACCTTTTTGGGTAGTACAACTGCCTGGCGCTCCCTGATTATTGATATACGCAAGTATTATAAATTCCCTGAACATTCAGATAATGTGCTGGCCTTTTGGTCGTACAACTGGTTAATACTCAATGGCCGGCCGGCCTATCTTGATTTGCCGGCAACAGGTCACGATCCGGGTAATACAACAGGCAGGGGATATATACAAGGCCGGTTCCGTGGCGCGCAGATGGTATATTTGGAAAGCGAGTACCGTTTTAAGATAACCCGTAACGGATTGTTGGGTGGTGTGGCATTTATAAACGCCCAGTCTTTTTCGGCTGCACCAGGTACACGGTTGCAAAATATTCAACCGGCTTTTGGTCCTGGCTTGCGTATAAAGCTTAACAAGGTATCAAAAACCAATATAGCTATTGATTACGGCTTTGGCCGCGAAGGTTCAAGAGGGCTGTTCATAAATGTTGGCGAAGTTTTTTAA
- a CDS encoding RES family NAD+ phosphorylase: MNVYRISQTKYAHDRKGSGIDGRWNSMGQYIIYTGGSLALSCLEKLAHTPGTSLYSGDFSVAIITIPDSLPVFEITTTRLAKLNANWYKVINYPITQLLGDTWLRKMETAVLKVPSAIIDMEYNYLLNQAHPDYEKIKISSVSKFTFDPRLKAR; encoded by the coding sequence TTGAATGTTTACCGAATAAGTCAAACCAAATATGCCCATGATCGGAAAGGATCAGGAATTGACGGGCGGTGGAATTCGATGGGGCAATATATAATTTACACAGGTGGTTCACTCGCGCTTTCTTGCCTTGAGAAACTGGCACATACTCCCGGTACGTCATTATATAGCGGCGATTTCTCAGTTGCTATAATAACTATACCAGATTCACTGCCTGTTTTTGAAATTACTACCACGCGGCTGGCAAAACTTAATGCCAACTGGTACAAGGTGATCAATTATCCCATAACCCAGCTTTTGGGCGATACCTGGCTGCGAAAAATGGAAACCGCCGTTTTAAAAGTACCCTCGGCTATTATAGATATGGAATATAATTATTTGCTTAACCAGGCCCATCCCGATTATGAAAAAATAAAGATTAGCAGTGTAAGTAAATTTACTTTTGATCCACGGTTAAAGGCCCGGTAA
- a CDS encoding DNA-binding protein, with amino-acid sequence MTVELITKDDLEQFRQSMLQDLKLLLTKRTEEPQKYLKSYQVKNMLKISGGTLHTLRANGTLKFTRIGHIIYYNYEDIMQLMDGTAKKTKK; translated from the coding sequence ATGACAGTAGAGCTAATAACAAAGGACGATTTGGAACAATTCCGGCAATCGATGTTGCAGGATCTCAAATTGCTTTTAACCAAACGAACCGAAGAACCGCAGAAATATTTGAAAAGTTACCAGGTAAAAAACATGCTGAAGATATCAGGCGGAACCTTACACACTTTACGTGCAAACGGCACTTTAAAATTCACGCGGATCGGGCACATCATTTATTACAATTATGAGGACATTATGCAACTCATGGACGGTACGGCTAAAAAAACTAAAAAATAA
- a CDS encoding antitoxin Xre/MbcA/ParS toxin-binding domain-containing protein, translating into MDKEIKSHGLSSAKRAASRPYVMPETEAMLMANDLLMPYETYFKSPLAKLGAIKKGLSSDAITDLLRVTGATQIDIARWLDITEPTLRKHIQGSRELNRGLSEHIIQLFELFDKGIDTFGSLDEFKSWLKHYNPGIDAIPFDLLDTLTGISIVLNQLIRIDYGVLA; encoded by the coding sequence ATGGATAAAGAAATTAAAAGCCATGGGTTAAGCAGTGCTAAGCGTGCTGCTTCCCGCCCTTATGTAATGCCCGAAACCGAAGCTATGCTAATGGCAAATGATCTTTTAATGCCTTATGAAACCTATTTTAAATCGCCACTGGCTAAGCTGGGTGCAATAAAGAAGGGATTGAGCTCTGATGCCATTACCGATTTACTGCGGGTTACCGGCGCCACACAAATTGATATAGCCAGGTGGCTTGATATTACCGAGCCAACCCTGCGTAAACACATACAGGGTTCACGAGAATTAAATCGTGGCCTAAGCGAACACATTATACAGCTTTTTGAGCTTTTTGATAAAGGGATTGATACTTTTGGCTCTCTTGATGAATTTAAAAGCTGGCTTAAGCATTATAACCCCGGTATTGATGCTATTCCTTTTGATTTGCTTGATACGCTTACCGGTATAAGCATTGTATTAAATCAACTTATCCGTATTGATTACGGTGTATTAGCTTAA
- a CDS encoding S24 family peptidase, with protein MNEAPKSNKIKIIRPETLEFIILYNQLKGKAFTGNAQLAEVLGFNSPSSITEIIKSRQNIDPEKLRIFKEKYSDLIDGKNTSINQENTTTNKAEAGIPMYEISATASGVEVYNDINDSMPVGRMNFPGIEDCDFALPVWGHSMYPYLENGCWVALKVIHDKKILPGEVYYIEWGEYRMYKRLLAGDNADEVVAHSDNTTEMIGSRLKYAPFIIKIVDIKKLCLVKDIHKKHNH; from the coding sequence ATGAATGAAGCCCCGAAATCAAATAAAATCAAGATCATTCGTCCCGAGACACTGGAATTTATTATACTTTACAATCAACTGAAGGGAAAAGCCTTTACCGGAAATGCACAACTGGCAGAGGTACTAGGTTTTAATTCGCCAAGCTCAATTACCGAAATTATAAAGAGCAGACAAAACATCGATCCGGAAAAACTTAGAATATTTAAAGAAAAATACAGCGATCTAATTGATGGCAAAAATACAAGCATAAATCAAGAAAATACTACAACAAATAAAGCAGAAGCTGGTATTCCGATGTATGAAATTTCAGCTACTGCCTCTGGCGTAGAAGTATATAATGATATTAATGATTCTATGCCGGTTGGCCGTATGAACTTTCCGGGAATTGAGGATTGTGATTTTGCATTGCCTGTTTGGGGGCATTCTATGTACCCTTATCTCGAAAACGGCTGCTGGGTGGCTCTTAAAGTAATACATGATAAAAAAATACTGCCCGGCGAAGTATACTACATAGAATGGGGTGAATATCGCATGTACAAACGGCTGCTGGCAGGCGACAATGCCGACGAAGTAGTTGCCCACTCTGATAATACCACCGAAATGATTGGCAGTCGGCTTAAATACGCTCCTTTTATTATTAAGATTGTCGACATCAAAAAATTATGCCTTGTAAAAGACATCCACAAGAAGCATAATCATTAA
- a CDS encoding WD40/YVTN/BNR-like repeat-containing protein: MKNNCQLIFSILFIFSFSPTITNAQAIILLQQNKSTSIRGLSVVNDKTAWISGSNGYIAITHNAGKTWEWQQVKGHEKSEFRDVEAFSDKEAVIMSSGTPALVLKTVDGGKSWQEKYIKIDSAYFFDAMDFMDDRHGYILGDPINNKFMLLETKNGGETWTEMKNAPNALPGEAAFAASGTCLRLSKDGTIYIVSGGRSSRMIILSPNDNKWKYADLPIPHGKSSKGAFSLAIEKNTRIIVGGDYAIDTKTDSTTALYTIHPYMKFTVPLKSPGGFQSCVEHIDDNIFLSTGTSGSNLTMDRGKTWKQIDGTSFNVCRKSKVGKLVLLAGNDGKIAIFKI, encoded by the coding sequence ATGAAAAACAATTGTCAACTCATTTTCAGCATCTTATTCATTTTTTCATTTAGTCCGACAATCACAAATGCGCAAGCTATAATACTTTTACAGCAGAATAAATCAACAAGTATCAGAGGATTATCAGTTGTAAATGATAAAACCGCATGGATAAGCGGCAGTAATGGCTATATAGCAATAACTCATAATGCCGGAAAAACATGGGAGTGGCAACAGGTAAAAGGCCATGAAAAATCAGAATTCAGAGATGTAGAAGCATTTTCAGATAAAGAGGCTGTGATCATGAGTTCTGGTACTCCTGCGTTAGTACTAAAAACAGTTGATGGAGGTAAGAGCTGGCAGGAGAAGTATATTAAAATCGATTCAGCTTATTTTTTTGATGCAATGGATTTTATGGACGACCGACACGGATATATTCTTGGAGATCCTATAAACAACAAGTTCATGTTATTGGAAACTAAAAATGGTGGTGAAACATGGACAGAAATGAAAAACGCTCCAAATGCTTTACCTGGTGAGGCTGCGTTCGCAGCAAGTGGAACGTGTTTACGATTAAGCAAAGATGGAACAATATATATAGTTTCAGGTGGCAGAAGTAGCAGGATGATTATTTTATCTCCGAATGACAATAAATGGAAATATGCTGATTTACCAATTCCTCATGGTAAAAGTAGCAAAGGCGCCTTTTCTTTAGCGATAGAAAAAAATACAAGAATAATAGTTGGTGGCGATTATGCAATAGATACTAAAACTGATTCTACTACTGCATTGTATACTATTCATCCATATATGAAATTTACTGTCCCTCTTAAAAGTCCTGGAGGATTTCAATCATGTGTAGAACACATTGATGATAATATATTTCTTTCAACCGGCACCTCCGGCAGCAATCTAACTATGGATAGAGGTAAAACATGGAAGCAAATTGATGGTACAAGTTTTAATGTTTGCCGTAAGTCAAAGGTCGGAAAACTGGTTTTGCTTGCAGGCAATGATGGCAAAATTGCAATTTTTAAAATATAG